In Lepisosteus oculatus isolate fLepOcu1 chromosome 15, fLepOcu1.hap2, whole genome shotgun sequence, one genomic interval encodes:
- the wdr3 gene encoding WD repeat-containing protein 3, which translates to MGLTKQYLRFAASAVFGVIGSQKANIAYVTLRGGEKGRYVAVAACEHVFIWDVRKAEKVLILKGNKQEVTYLCPSPDGIHLAVGYEDGSIRIFSLLGGESNVSFNGHKSAVTVIRYDELGARLVSGAKDTDVIVWDVINECGLYRLKGHKDAITQALFLKNRNLLVTSSKDTFVKWWDLDTQHCFKTMVGHRSEVWGMVLLNEEKRIVTGSADSELRAWDITYLQENKEEGEPEVKKPKALLDDRDDQEEELDENPAERILSCQKAGSVLRDGRDRVVTMTTDLKSRMLACHGTDAILEVFHVLSEAEVKRRLEKRMKKAKKRAKSRDGKETAEELVERKLEDEIQRLTHIKASAKIRSVDCILFPTGELKVALLLQNNTVESYSLKTTERNPEGTKTARLTLSGHRTDVRTLAFSSDNIAVLSASAETVKIWNRSTLQVIRTMACDYALCSLFVPGDRQIVIGTKSGKIQIFDLASGSLLETTDAHNGALWSICLCPDQRGIVTGGADKTVKFWQFELVKDKESGQSKRLAVSHTRTLQLDEDVLCVRYSPDQRLLAASLLDCTVKVFYADTLKFFLSLYGHKLPVLCMDISHDSALIATGSADRNVKIWGLDFGDCHRSLFAHDDSVMFLQFVPKTHLFFTAGKDKKIKQWDADKFEHVQTLEGHHREVWCLAVSPSGDYVVSSAHDKSLRLWERTREPIILEEEKEMAREAEYEESLAKGDEPVVPGETQGEAGLAGKKTIETVKAAERIMEALELYREETRKLEEHSAACSAAGRKLPPPTMSPILVAFGNISPSQYVLDVIRKVRSSELEESLLVLPFSYVPDLLSLFNEFIRDGLEVELVCRCLFFLLRIHFGQITSSQMLLTVIDDLRKNTISRVRQIRDILGFNIAGLQFLQREIENKEDVTFFADATDRFEEKKRKRKKRERAILTVA; encoded by the exons GTCCTTATTCTTAAGGGGAATAAGCAGGAGGTGACCTACCTCTGCCCTTCTCCTGATGGCATCCACTTGGCCGTGGGCTACGAGGATGGCTCTATTCGGATCTTCAGCCTCCTCGGTGGAGAGAGCAACGTGTCTTTCAACGGCCACAAGTCGGCTGTCACTGTCATTAGATATGATGAGCTCGGTGCGCGACTTGTGTCAGGTGCCAAG GACACCGATGTGATCGTGTGGGATGTGATCAATGAATGTGGTTTATACCGCCTGAAGGGACACAAAGACGCCATCACACAAGCTTTGTTCCTAAAGAACAGGAATCTCCTCGTTACAAG TTCCAAGGACACTTTTGTGAAATGGTGGGATctggacacacagcactgttttaaaaccatggtTGGACATCGCAGTGAG GTTTGGGGAATGGTGCTGCTAAACGAGGAGAAGAGGATTGTCACTGGCTCTGCCGACAGTGAGCTGAGAGCTTGGGACATCACTTACCTGCAGGAG AACAAGGAAGAGGGGGAGCCGGAGGTGAAGAAACCAAAAGCACTGCTGGATGATCGGGATGACCAGGAAGAGGAGCTGGATGAGAATCCAGCAGAG CGAATCTTGAGCTGTCAGAAAGCTGGATCAGTCCTGAGGGATGGAAGAGACAGGGTTGTGACCATGACAACTGATTTGAAGTCCAGAATGTTAGCATGTCAT GGAACTGATGCAATTCTGGAAGTGTTCCATGTCCTGTCAGAAGCCGAGGTTAAACGGCGACTAGAGAAGAGAATGAAGAAGGCAAAGAAAAGAGCTAA GTCTCGGGACGGGAAGGAAACTGCCGAGGAGCTGGTggagaggaagctggaggatGAGATCCAGAGACTGACCCACATTAAGGCCTCTGCCAAAATCAG GTCTGTGGACTGTATTTTGTTCCCCACGGGGGAGCTGAAGGTGGCTCTGCTTCTCCAGAACAATACAGTGGAGTCATATTCCCTGAAAACCACCGAGAGGAATCCAGAAGGCACTAAAACAGCTCGCCTCACCCTGAGCGGCCATCGCACTGATGTGCGCACCCTGGCCTTCAGCTCGGACAATATCGCCGTCCTGTCGGCCTCCGCCGAGACCGTCAAAATCTGGAACAG gtCGACTCTGCAGGTGATCCGCACGATGGCTTGTGACTACGCGCTCTGCTCCCTCTTCGTCCCCGGGGACCGGCAGATCGTGATTGGCACCAAG AGTGGGAAGATCCAGATTTTTGACCTGGCGTCCGGCAGCCTTTTGGAGACCACAGACGCCCACAATGGCGCACTGTGGTCCATCTGTCTTTGTCCAGATCAG AGGGGCATTGTGACAGGTGGGGCTGACAAGACTGTCAAGTTCTGGCAGTTTGAGCTGGTGAAGGACAAGGAGTCTGGACAATCAAA GAGGCTGGCGGTGAGCCACACGCGCACCCTGCAGCTGGACGAGGACGTCCTGTGTGTGCGCTACAGCCCAGACCAGCGGCTGCTGGCCGCCTCCCTGCTGGACTGCACCGTGAAAGTCTTCTACGCCGACACTCTCAAG ttttttctgtctctctatGGACACAAACTACCTGTGCTTTGCATGGATATTTCCCAT GATAGCGCTTTGATAGCTACCGGCTCTGCGGACAGAAATGTCAAGATCTGGGGTCTAGACTTTGGAGATTGTCACAGATCCCTTTTTGCCCATGATGACAG tgtcatgtttctgcagtttgtcCCTAAAACCCACCTGTTTTTCACCGCGGGCAAGGACAAGAAAATCAAGCAGTGGGACGCTGACAAGTTTGAGCATGTGCAGACGCTAGAG GGTCATCATCGGGAGGTGTGGTGCCTGGCGGTGAGCCCGAGCGGCGATTACGTCGTGTCCTCTGCTCACGACAAGTCGCTGCGGCTGTGGGAGAGAACCAGGGAGCCCATTATCTTGGAAGAGGAGAAGGAAATG GCAAGAGAGGCGGAATATGAAGAGAGCCTGGCCAAAGGCGATGAGCCAGTG GTTCCAGGGGAGACCCAGGGTGAGGCAGGCCTGGCTGGGAAGAAGACCATTGAAACTGTCAAAGCG GCTGAGCGCATCATGGAAGCCCTGGAGCTGTACCGGGAGGAGaccaggaagctggaggagcaCAGTGCAGCCTGCAGCGCAGCGGGCAGAAAG ttaccgCCGCCTACAATGAGCCCCATCCTTGTTGCTTTTGGAAACATCTCG CCCTCTCAGTACGTCTTAGATGTGATCAGGAAAGTCCGATCCAG CGAACTGGAGGAGTCTCTCCTGGTCCTGCCCTTCTCCTACGTCCCGGACCTGCTGTCTCTCTTCAATGAGTTCATCCGCGACGGCCTGGAGGTGGAGCTCGTCTGCCGCTGCCTGTTCTTCCTGCTCAG GATTCACTTTGGGCAGATCACAAGCAGTCAGATGCTGCTGACAGTGATTGACGATCTGAGGAAAAACACCATCTCTAGAGTCCGACAGATAAGG GATATTCTCGGCTTTAACATAGCAGGCCTGCAGTTTCTTCAGCGGGAGATTGAGAACAAAGAAGACGTGACTTTCTTTGCTGACGCTACAGACCGGTTTgaggaaaagaagagaaaaaggaaGAAGAGGGAGCGCGCCATTCTCACTGTTGCATAA